The genomic window ATGTGCTTTAGTGCTATACACCAAATGCCCAATTAAAGCATCTTCACTAAGTTTCATATCGTGAATATAAACGGACTCGCCGCTAACATGAAAACGAATACTGTTATGCTCTGCTGAATGCTCTGTCATAGTTATAAATTTCCCTCAAAAATAAGAAAAAACGCGGAAATACCGTTCCCCAAAGTTTTTAGATTAAAACTTAGTACAAATAATCTTATTTTATTTTTTCTTATAAGATAAAGTGGCTTTTTATGCTTTATCCTTCAGTAATATCTGATATCAGATAAAATATATACTTCATTTACACCTATACCTTATTCCTCCTCAATAATCAGAAAAATATCCTCATTAGACTTTTTCATTTTATATTTTTCGCGTGCAAACTTTTCTAAGTTTTCATTATCCTCAAATAAATTGTGATATAAAGTACTGTCTTTTTTAATCTCTTCTTGAAAAAAGGCTTTTTCTTTCTTCAAAGTGCGTAATTCCTTAATCAGTTTATAATGCGCACGAAAATTATATTGGTCTACAAAAGCCAACAGTACAAACAAAACGCCAATTGAAATCCAGTATTTATTAAAAAGTTTCGGAATCTTCATACACTTATATCTCCCACAAAAATAAAGGAGTTACTGAAGGTTTCAACAGCTATTCTTATTTTTTTTTAACGATGATTTGTTTAGAAAATTCAGTCGTTCTTTTTCGAATTCATATAACCATAAACCAAAAGCCACTGAGCAAAAGTATAAGTTCCCATTACCAAAACCGGAGCTAAAGACATCTCAAGAGTAAATTTATTTATAGCGAGAATACTATCGGAAACAAAAAAGAAAATACCGCCAAGCAGAACAAATTTTCCAAATTGATAAAAATAAACTTTCGAATAAACAAAAGCAGATAATACCATAGCCAGCAATACAGTTGCATAAATCGGGACAGCTATCAATAAAACCAGACTATTTAATTCCATAATTGGAGGCATAAGGATTATTAAAAGTCCGAAATAAATGGAAATAATAATGAACACAAAGAGAAGTCCTTGCTTTAAATTTGGTTTGATCTTCTGTGTATTTCCTTTTAAAAACACTAAAATATAAATAAGGTGTGAGATAAGAAAGAAAACCAATCCTAAAATAAAATTATCGATAAGCGGCATTAAAAATACATCGCCAAGCATAGAAAAGAAAAGAGCAAGAATAAAAATCCAGTTGATTTTTATTCCTTTTGCCCGCTGATCATAAGCAAACCAAAGCATTAAAGTCGGTAATAGCAAAGGTTTAAAAATATTTTCTAAATCGGGCAAACCTAAATGCCTAACAGACATTACAATTATTGCCAAAAGAAAAAATGAAAAAGAGAAGAAATAAGTTAAACGTTTAGATACCATTGCTTTTTTGAGCTAAGCTAAGAAATAATGTGATGATTTGAAAATGTGATGATGTGAAAATGTGATGATGTGAAAATGTGATGATGTGAAAATGTGATGATTTGATGATTTGATGATTTGATGATAAAGTAACACACATTTTTTGCCCTGAGCATAATTAAGCCGTAAACTTTTGGCCTAAATTTTCATTAGCATATTAGCACATTCTTTCATTAGCATTTTTCCTATCTTTGCCGCTCCAAATTTTTCAGCTGAATGAAACATCCATGATAAAAAGTTTTAACACACAAGAATATTTTTATTTAGGATGTTCCACCTGGCCTATAAAATTAAAAATGATCAGATGAAATTAGAAGACGAAATAAAACGTAGACGTACTTTTGCCATTATCAGTCACCCTGATGCAGGAAAGACAACCCTTACCGAAAAGCTTTTGCTTTATGGTGGTGCTATTCAAGTAGCGGGAGCTGTTAAATCGAATAAAATTAAAAAGACGGCTACTTCCGATTTTATGGAAATCGAGAAGCAAAGAGGAATCTCTGTTGCGACTTCGGTTATGGGCTTTGAATATAAAGACTATAAAATCAATATTCTGGATACGCCCGGTCACAAGGATTTCCAAGAGGATACATACAGAACACTAACTGCAGCTGATAGTGTTATTGTAGTGATTGACGTAGCAAAAGGTGTAGAACCTCAAACCGAAAAACTGGTTGAAGTTTGCCGCATGCGTAATATTCCGATCATTGTTTTCATCAACAAGCTCGACCGCCACGGAAAAGACGGCTT from Bacteroidales bacterium includes these protein-coding regions:
- a CDS encoding septum formation initiator family protein yields the protein MKIPKLFNKYWISIGVLFVLLAFVDQYNFRAHYKLIKELRTLKKEKAFFQEEIKKDSTLYHNLFEDNENLEKFAREKYKMKKSNEDIFLIIEEE
- a CDS encoding lysoplasmalogenase, translating into MVSKRLTYFFSFSFFLLAIIVMSVRHLGLPDLENIFKPLLLPTLMLWFAYDQRAKGIKINWIFILALFFSMLGDVFLMPLIDNFILGLVFFLISHLIYILVFLKGNTQKIKPNLKQGLLFVFIIISIYFGLLIILMPPIMELNSLVLLIAVPIYATVLLAMVLSAFVYSKVYFYQFGKFVLLGGIFFFVSDSILAINKFTLEMSLAPVLVMGTYTFAQWLLVYGYMNSKKND